DNA from Daphnia pulicaria isolate SC F1-1A chromosome 3, SC_F0-13Bv2, whole genome shotgun sequence:
AATCCTCTTCTAAATATTACCTGATtcagaaaccggaagtagacaaAAAGCAATTTAtacaaaatctaacaagtgagctttgttgttaGAACTTAAAAAATCACCTAAATTTTCTTACATTAACtccgaaaaatatttttaggaatgtgcaaaataaaagaaactgaaGCTTTGCATGCTGCTTCTGACAGCTGAAAACCGATCTTAAGGCCATGCTACATGGTCATATAATGTCAAAAGGAATgcttaaaacaaaaacgtcCCTGCTCTATCTCATTGACACTCaaataatcttaaaaaaaaaaataacaataaaaacaaagataAAATATACTCGATACCTACTCACGTAAAGTAATACTCTCGTCACCAAAATCACCATCTCATCGTCCTCAAGGAAACGCCATCACACATCGCAAACAGCCAAACAATTTGAAGATGAAAATTCCGTGCTATGTAGAGAGCAGGGGTAGTACAAGTCGATTgcgtagtcgaatgatgctggtaaaaaaatagaatcttTGTTGTTGCCAGTTTCTTCATCACTGAAAATAGCAATAACAACTGTTTTCATTTACATGACTTGTGTAGCAGCACAGTTTAACCTCTGTTTAAACTTTTTGGAAGTTTACTGCATGCTCTTTGTTGGGAATGCAATAGTTGGGAATGCAACAATGATTACTACTAGATTAACTCAACTGCTTCGGAAGTGCCAATTACATAAGTGTCAAGAAAGaatctgtaaaataaaatacattaaATCAGCTTGATGTTGGTAGTAAAATAATCAGGTTATTGTGATTACCTGCTTTCATCCCAAATTTTGGCAATAAAACTGATGCTTGGTATCTGAACCTGTGGATAAATAAAGTAAGGAACTTGTTGATTAGAAATTTATCTGAAGGATAAATACACCCATAATTAACATCTCTGATAATTGACATGGAGTACGATTTCAATATCACACCCCCTGTGAGCTATAACTTACATACCTCATTTAATGATGAAGTGCTGCTAGTTAAATTCTGAAGTAGTTATCAAACTGGACAATCCAGCATATTGCAGGGTATTGAAGGCTTGTTCCTTTGGAATGTCTTGgcaatgttatttttctcAGATCCACTTCATCTCTCTTGTCTTGTttctattaataaaaaataccgGAAGACATGAATAGGCTGACTACATTAACCCATATAGAAGCAATTTCAAACTTCAACTCAAAGGAAAACATCGAAGTTGAAAATGATATAAACAAACATGGCTGAAGCACTAAATTCAGCAGAGAGATGCAACAAAGGTTGCCTTTCGCTTTCTCTTAGTGGAAGTTGATAAAATTCATGGGTTCGAACTATATGGACGAAATAGATACATAAAACATAACTCAGAGAATTCAAAGAAGCATCTACTACCTGCCACTAACAGATGATATTTAGTTAGCGTTTAGTTTAAGCGTTATTTATATTGAAAATAGACGTCAACTTTTCCTCTTTAAGTCTAAACATTTTCGTACGCACATGTCAGGTATTTGTTGAGCGTTGACTTGTTATTGTTCGCGCTGTCATCTAGCGGTAAGTCTCAAATCTTTTTGTAAACGCAAAATTGTTTGTCTCACCCTCTGTTTTTTTGGTCTCGATTATACGCTAGGTGGCTGGTGGCTAATAGTCGATTAGCAAgtcaaaatttgaagaaaaaaaaataggtcaCGTGAAGGTGAAGGATAAGGGTAAAATAAGTattgcttttctttcttcttctgtctttcttttttaaattcccgaAACCGAAGGATTCCTgagtatattattattattaaaattattatattCATATTTTGTCATAAAGAAGGTTCAACCATGGGGAAAAAATCGGGAATTTTTTAATGGATAAGTGCCTAATCAAAAAATATTActggatttaaaaagaaaaaaaactcagttatttaaaaaaaaggtggcaTATTCGCATTTTCCAGGTTAAGTTATAACACTTCGATTTGATAAGATGCACTGAATACATGTCAGTTTTATGgataaaattcataaaaatcACAAGGAGGCGACAGTTCTACTTCTACACAGGATGTATTTTACTTTTGTCAACCGCGGCAACGGGAAAGGTGATTGTAAAactattttgttgatttttttatattccgtAAGTCACGAAAAGTAGAGAACATTAAAGTCCCGTAATAGGGAACTCTTTGATCCGTTAAATCACGATTCACGAATGAATACCTGTCTTGTCAAGGTCTCATTAGAATCCTTTGTAGTTCGTAAGGATTATACACTCTTTCTCTTTGCAGCGGAAAATGCTCTTAGCAAGTCAACTATTAAATAAAGCTTTGAAGCTTTGATGACTTATTGAGTTAACGATTGAATGCACAGATATTcccgtttgaaaataaaacgacAGCCAAAAGAGAATGGATTCTTTTCCATGGCTTCTTTTCGGGTACAATTTGTGGCGGGTGTATTATATCAACATTCATGTTGTACATACAAGGTGTCTATCAAACAGCAGTTTCCAATAACGCGTAGCGTAGCGAGGAGGTGGGGAATAGGGGGGCATGAAATATAAACAGGATTAAATCAACTGAGAACTCTttaccaaaaacaaacaaaataaaaatgaggcGCAATGAAAAATAACTGATCAATACAAGGAGGGAAGCTGATTGTCCGCTTAGGGAAAAACTGTGTGAGTTTGTCGTGTTTTGTacgtgtttgtgtgtttacattggggggaggggggagaacCAGTGATAATTGCTAATTTTCGTGAGAACGAGcggtagaaacaaaaaaaaaacgaaggaaTTTTCAAAGATTCTTGTGAATCAAACACGTTCTCTCGGGAATGACTTCAGCGGTTGTTTTCTATTTAGTGTAAGACACAGAGATGGGATTCACAATGTAAACGAAGTATTTGAACATCGTAGTAAATCGCATTTGACTTAGAAGAAACTGTGCACCGTGGCCATGCACAAACGCAAAAAGGTTGACCAAATacatcaattgtttttttttctttataacaTTGCATTCCCCAGCGGTTCTTTCCTTCGCCGTCTATCTCCCAGTTTCTgtcgctcttcttcttcactgggactgacacaaacaaaaaccaacaaacattttctagaTGATCCGAACGTGCGTCATACTCAAAAATATGAAGCAACGGTCTCTTTGGTaggtaaatatatatatatgtatatatatataacaatgAATACGATAAGCCACAATCAACAGTGAATGAAACACAGGAATAAGATAGGATTGTTACTCCTTCCTCTGATACAATCAATCCGAGAATTTCGCGTCATACGATCCCCCGTCCAGGAACGCTCAAGAGAGATAACAGTTTTGGTTATACGGGAGAGGCAAGTGGGACAGAGATGGACGAGAGGGcaaacaaaaggaagaaagaaaaaaaaggaaaaactgaaaataacgaatggggaaaaaatgtgTGATCCATCACGTATCGGAAGGTGTGTAGTTGTCGTTGAATCAATGATGCGTagtagatatatatttttaaattttgttgagATATGATGATACGTTGTATGGAGGACCCTCGTGCCCCTATTTAAACAGGAGAACCCTCGTAAGCAGACATGGACGATGTAGCCTGGTGATCCCGAAGGATCAAGCGTAAGCGCTGGAGCTCCTGGCTGGCCGTGATCAGCTCCGAGTGCAACTGGAATTCACGCTCCTTTAATCGCTTGATATCGCGCTGGCAACTCTGTTGAAAACACAACAATTCaattagatttcatttttcttaaatgaaaaatcccAGCGTCAATACCAGGACAACTCTACTTACCACGTTCTGTCTGAGTAGTTCTAGCTTGTCGAACTTTAGCTTGTTGACCTCCTGTTGAAGCGTTTCATTTTGCCGGATATGTTGTTGCTCCTCTTCCGGTTGGTGATGACCTGGCTCCGACTCGCTGTTGTTACCATAGCAGGAACACGACTTGCCGCTCAATCTCTTGGCCGTGGCCGGAGTTTCAGCTGATGACAGGCTCTCCATTCCCGTGTCCGAGTCCTCGGTGGGCGGACGCGGAGGTTGTTGGTGGTGGATTGGATTGGTTCCAGTCATCCGCGACCCCGTTGCCGCTTGGTGAATGTTCTCCATCTCGATGCTGTTCAATGACGAGTCGTCGCTATCAGGGACGGTCATACGAGCGATTCGCGAAGGCGGAGTGTCCAGCGATGGGCTAGTAGACGGCGAGGCCATGCCAACCTGTTGGACGGCCAACTGTGAGGACAGAGATGACGATTTGTCGGCAGCCATCAACGCTTTGGACGGGCCGCTCATGTTGCTGCCTTTGCTGCTCAAACGCAACGTGCTGGCCGGAGTGGAGTCTGACGAAGCGTTGGACCAGTTCATCGAACCTTTCTTGTTGGACGCGCCAGAGGCCTGTGCGACAGCACCTTGTTCTTGCTGAGTTCGCCTGGCCGACGACAGGGCCTTACGAACCGTGTCGATAAAACGAGCGCCTCCGCCGACGGGCGCCGTGTGCTGGCTGGCCTCCGTTTTGGCGGGGGCTTCAGCCTGAGATGATCCGCTTAGCAGTGGCGACGACAGGTGTAGGAAATCGCAGGTTTTCTTGTGAAGATCATCGACCAGATTGGACAGCAAGGCCGTCCGAGTCCTCAGTTCGAGCCGGGCAAACTTTTGGGCCTTGTAGCAAGCGTTTTCGGCGTTCAGCAGCTTGGTGAGGAGGAATTCGCGCAGCTCTGGGCCTTTGCGCATGACGGGCGGGTCGGGCAACGTCGGCCCGAAAAAGTTGACGCCGTCGCGAGCCGTGACCGTGATGCGGTAACGAACATTGGGTGTGCACGGGTCGATGGGCTGCACTACAATGAAGGCGTGCAGAAAGTGCGAGGCGATCATGTCCGGTGCAAAGGGCGTGTTGTCTTCTTGGAACACCACGGCGACTATGTCGTTTCCTAAGggaaaaaatcaggaaaaaaatcaggaaaCGGGTGACTATAGTAAATCAAAATAGCATTTTTTCGCATCCATATCAATGACTTGTGCTGAATTCCAGTCTGCCATCTGTCTTACCAATATGCCGCTTCCTTTGCAGCTGCTGGGGATCGTTCTCCGTATAAGGAAGGAGAGGCGCCACATGGAACATGATCTCCCGGTCGCGAAATGTCTCGTACAGCGAGTCGACGCCCGTCTGGCCAAACTGCGTGTCCAGACCCCCACGGTACCTAATCATAAAagaatcaacaacaaaaacaccgTCAGCacagacgaaaacaaaaatattaaaacagaaaaaaaaaaaccacttgaACATTTCTTTCTAAATTTGTTGGAGGCGGATGAATATGCCCACCGATTTGTCTACAAACTACAGGGTATGAGCAAAAAGGCTAACAGAATGATGATGGTAGCTGTAACACCACTGCTGTAGGCCTATTGAATTGCAAATAGAAAGTTGGGTGCAATCGTATGTACGTATATATACTAGTGTTCCCAATGGGCAAATAAATTATCCGGCCGTTGTAACTATAAGAGCAGGGGCTTCATAaatctcatcatttgtttgtGTCGTTCGAAAGCCGATCCTTCAAAAGAAATCCGCAGCAACAGCACGGTCCGACTCGCGTCATCAATTACGGCCATCTCATCAGTGCATAATTGGCCGCTGGCTTCCAGCCGAGAAAGGATAAAAACGGACCCCGCCAAACGAGAAAAcacggcaaaacaaaacacaacaaaaaaatatgaatagaACAggttttattataattttttcttcttcttcttctttctttttggtccGAAAGAAAGATGCAAATTTGGCAAAGAGAATCGACCCGGCCAAGCGTTGTAAATAAGCTCTAGCACTAGCACATATTGGTTATTCAGGACCCACCCGCCATCATTCATCATATTTCTCTCCTGCACATCTCCGAGATggggttctctctctttctgtatAGTGTCTCTCGCTGTGCTAtctcatttgtttcttttttaggtCGTCATTTCCAAAGCAAATGCGTTGCTGCCTCTGTAACGCAAGGCGCGACTCGGGggatcgtttttcattttctgtgaTGGGCGAGCTGCTGCTCCCCATTGTGACGCGAGATGATGTGACCGATGGCATTCATTTATTTACCCTTTGTGATCGAGCAGGTGGATCCTCTTGCCCAGGACGTCGAGGAACTCGTCGAGAGCGGGGGATGTGCCGTTGTTGGCGAAAATGTCCTCCTCGGTCGTCTGGCCGAACCGCTGGTGCAGCAAGCCGAATTTGAAGTGGTTGACTAAGACGTGCTCGTCGTAGGCGGCGATCAGCGGCGACGACTTGGGCCACGAAACAGGTACGAATTTCTCGGTATTCAACTCCTCGCACAGCAGCTGCAAGAAGTAACGGGGCAAAAAGGAatttataaattaataatGACTCGAATAATGacggatataataataatacaatcgCCGTTGGAATCTGGAAAAAATCCCACACGCGCTTTCATTTCAATGACGatggaaaaacatttgaaaaccaAAGTTCCAGGTAGTGGATGGAGAAGAAAGCGCGGAGTTATCTCGAGTTGCAACACAACGCACGGTACTATATTGGTATCGACAATAATAGGGTGGGTCCCAAACAACCCAGCAATCGTCGAGTCACGGACTCTCGACTTGAGCGCCCATCACCTTTTCAGGtgactttctttttctgtgaTTTCTTCTGGCTCGTCGCGCACTCGGAAAAAAGGATAAAGATAGACGAGAGCTTGTGTGTGCATCAGCAGCCAACTTCCTTGACACCAATCAAGCCAGCATTAACCCCTATTTGCACTGGTGTGGGTATTTGATACGCCACCCTCTtgaacgaaagaagaagaagaagacgagaagAGCTCCCTTTTGAAACTTTCTACTTTCCCGCCCGGTCGTATCGCCGGTTAAAAGGTTTGTTCGTCTCGGAGCGTTAAATTGTGTACGCGCGCGCGCGTACTCCTCGGCTTCGTCGTTTTAATTGGTTTGCTCGGAAGAAAACTGGCCCTCCCTGATGTTATTCGAAACGGTTTCAACATTGCACGCTTTGTCGGCTGCCTTCTTCTTCCAGGGTTGAATTTTCGACGCTAAGACCCTCACGATCTCGTGGTTTTTTCTATCTGAAGTTCTGACCCGCTTTCGGCGTCCATCATTCAAATAACATCAGACGGCAACGAATCATCTCTTATTCCTCGAGAGGAAGTCGAGGGGGATTTACCTCTGTTAATCGAGGAGAAATAAACACCCGTTAAccgaaacccaaaaaaagaactcgGCAAGTTTCTTTTATAGACGCTTTTCGTATTCTAATCTCTCCGCGTTCCTCCAACGGCAAAactaaacaacaaccaaaagaaaaccaaaaaagaaaagaagaaaatattataCTGGACATGAAACCCTTGCGCGCGAGCACCCGTCCCGTTTGAATTCTTCTTTTCacattcttgaatgttttcgacttttttttattgttttggttgttttttgtctttttaaatgtgtgtgtgtgtgtgtgtcgaacaTTTCTGTCGGCAAGTCGTGAGAGATCAACATCACCCGAAAGGATTCCTTACGGAAcccattgaaaataaataaattatctcCCAACAACTCGCGCTAGTGGTTTACCTGTATCTTTCTGACCACACGCATACACAAATAGATGTTCAAAAACCCCTTTGATGACGTTAATAGCTTTTGTTCTTTGAgtaggacacacacacacacaagagaagaaaatgagtGGGAGGTGGTGACGGTGGTGGTTGGAAAGACAAAACCGAGAAGAAAAGGTAGTCATTTACATTATTAGAGCTCTAGCGCAAAGAGTCAAACACCAGTCGGTTCCACCAGATGGTGCAGACATTCGGAACCTTATTCAAACCCTTCATCTTCTTTggggttatttttttgtgcgtTGCGTACACGTCCGTCTTGCTTC
Protein-coding regions in this window:
- the LOC124329000 gene encoding rap1 GTPase-activating protein 1-like isoform X2; its protein translation is MVNDVTTAAVKSRKSRLSLRLNDGYASVNRYRPTSISYLKSCEKVCGSASLPQSPSSCESSQSNKQFKRNICRSEEELYSYQLDVGQDCKTRKAFLSDTFQQLKKMSEWTKSPTASSTTVHWNNGREAPLSAAQHRRLLMMSGTRNNLSLDSQKDSPEFQAAFTRFIYPNHVNKKPTSVFHQSDPGGLTSTTSPNGICEANVTESPLFSEANIPSLSPEESWKTLGESTRVVVRRSANLNLHRQTRFHSSSSRLESRSGSTMEDPLVYGRSHVTPTPKVDPGATSRDNPKTISHELLELLEKLQTSRLDDQRCVLPAYFTTQSTTRDLELAPKPSGSGGSVGSGSRGSNTDLGAFSNGSTGGADSPTQSGGAAAASSAPPAHPSRDILEEVLSKSGPYPMVVLPRSGGYWCDDGSDTAAAPADPSQTASCKLELDETARCYRRFFVGKEHQNFVAQDEALGPVLLSVKHEMLAGQDYVRLILRLQTGTLHEVVPATCLSDQASPHRMAKLLCEELNTEKFVPVSWPKSSPLIAAYDEHVLVNHFKFGLLHQRFGQTTEEDIFANNGTSPALDEFLDVLGKRIHLLDHKGYRGGLDTQFGQTGVDSLYETFRDREIMFHVAPLLPYTENDPQQLQRKRHIGNDIVAVVFQEDNTPFAPDMIASHFLHAFIVVQPIDPCTPNVRYRITVTARDGVNFFGPTLPDPPVMRKGPELREFLLTKLLNAENACYKAQKFARLELRTRTALLSNLVDDLHKKTCDFLHLSSPLLSGSSQAEAPAKTEASQHTAPVGGGARFIDTVRKALSSARRTQQEQGAVAQASGASNKKGSMNWSNASSDSTPASTLRLSSKGSNMSGPSKALMAADKSSSLSSQLAVQQVGMASPSTSPSLDTPPSRIARMTVPDSDDSSLNSIEMENIHQAATGSRMTGTNPIHHQQPPRPPTEDSDTGMESLSSAETPATAKRLSGKSCSCYGNNSESEPGHHQPEEEQQHIRQNETLQQEVNKLKFDKLELLRQNVSCQRDIKRLKEREFQLHSELITASQELQRLRLILRDHQATSSMSAYEGSPV
- the LOC124329000 gene encoding rap1 GTPase-activating protein 1-like isoform X1, producing the protein MVNDVTTAAVKSRKSRLSLRLNDGYASVNRYRPTSISYLKSCEKVCGSASLPQSPSSCESSQSNKQFKRNICRSEEELYSYQLDVGQDCKTRKAFLSDTFQQLKKMSEWTKSPTASSTTVHWNNGREAPLSAAQHRRLLMMSGTRNNLSLDSQKDSPEFQAAFTRFIYPNHVNKKPTSVFHQSDPGGLDKKNVKHIVADYQHRLRILHSNYIYKKHNRTSTTSPNGICEANVTESPLFSEANIPSLSPEESWKTLGESTRVVVRRSANLNLHRQTRFHSSSSRLESRSGSTMEDPLVYGRSHVTPTPKVDPGATSRDNPKTISHELLELLEKLQTSRLDDQRCVLPAYFTTQSTTRDLELAPKPSGSGGSVGSGSRGSNTDLGAFSNGSTGGADSPTQSGGAAAASSAPPAHPSRDILEEVLSKSGPYPMVVLPRSGGYWCDDGSDTAAAPADPSQTASCKLELDETARCYRRFFVGKEHQNFVAQDEALGPVLLSVKHEMLAGQDYVRLILRLQTGTLHEVVPATCLSDQASPHRMAKLLCEELNTEKFVPVSWPKSSPLIAAYDEHVLVNHFKFGLLHQRFGQTTEEDIFANNGTSPALDEFLDVLGKRIHLLDHKGYRGGLDTQFGQTGVDSLYETFRDREIMFHVAPLLPYTENDPQQLQRKRHIGNDIVAVVFQEDNTPFAPDMIASHFLHAFIVVQPIDPCTPNVRYRITVTARDGVNFFGPTLPDPPVMRKGPELREFLLTKLLNAENACYKAQKFARLELRTRTALLSNLVDDLHKKTCDFLHLSSPLLSGSSQAEAPAKTEASQHTAPVGGGARFIDTVRKALSSARRTQQEQGAVAQASGASNKKGSMNWSNASSDSTPASTLRLSSKGSNMSGPSKALMAADKSSSLSSQLAVQQVGMASPSTSPSLDTPPSRIARMTVPDSDDSSLNSIEMENIHQAATGSRMTGTNPIHHQQPPRPPTEDSDTGMESLSSAETPATAKRLSGKSCSCYGNNSESEPGHHQPEEEQQHIRQNETLQQEVNKLKFDKLELLRQNVSCQRDIKRLKEREFQLHSELITASQELQRLRLILRDHQATSSMSAYEGSPV
- the LOC124329000 gene encoding rap1 GTPase-activating protein 1-like isoform X4, coding for MPGWRWKEVLSSPLTGRRSGSTMEDPLVYGRSHVTPTPKVDPGATSRDNPKTISHELLELLEKLQTSRLDDQRCVLPAYFTTQSTTRDLELAPKPSGSGGSVGSGSRGSNTDLGAFSNGSTGGADSPTQSGGAAAASSAPPAHPSRDILEEVLSKSGPYPMVVLPRSGGYWCDDGSDTAAAPADPSQTASCKLELDETARCYRRFFVGKEHQNFVAQDEALGPVLLSVKHEMLAGQDYVRLILRLQTGTLHEVVPATCLSDQASPHRMAKLLCEELNTEKFVPVSWPKSSPLIAAYDEHVLVNHFKFGLLHQRFGQTTEEDIFANNGTSPALDEFLDVLGKRIHLLDHKGYRGGLDTQFGQTGVDSLYETFRDREIMFHVAPLLPYTENDPQQLQRKRHIGNDIVAVVFQEDNTPFAPDMIASHFLHAFIVVQPIDPCTPNVRYRITVTARDGVNFFGPTLPDPPVMRKGPELREFLLTKLLNAENACYKAQKFARLELRTRTALLSNLVDDLHKKTCDFLHLSSPLLSGSSQAEAPAKTEASQHTAPVGGGARFIDTVRKALSSARRTQQEQGAVAQASGASNKKGSMNWSNASSDSTPASTLRLSSKGSNMSGPSKALMAADKSSSLSSQLAVQQVGMASPSTSPSLDTPPSRIARMTVPDSDDSSLNSIEMENIHQAATGSRMTGTNPIHHQQPPRPPTEDSDTGMESLSSAETPATAKRLSGKSCSCYGNNSESEPGHHQPEEEQQHIRQNETLQQEVNKLKFDKLELLRQNVSCQRDIKRLKEREFQLHSELITASQELQRLRLILRDHQATSSMSAYEGSPV
- the LOC124329000 gene encoding rap1 GTPase-activating protein 1-like isoform X3 encodes the protein MINDELVASLFDQRVEGSLRPIGKSRQTKDKLGIHCKSSRIFLKGRKTIRGKRKFVEKSMRLIVPAPPDVGTMRRQATSSSITNPASLIPTSGATSSSSSSSPVNIVNYRRLYNECTDGRSGSTMEDPLVYGRSHVTPTPKVDPGATSRDNPKTISHELLELLEKLQTSRLDDQRCVLPAYFTTQSTTRDLELAPKPSGSGGSVGSGSRGSNTDLGAFSNGSTGGADSPTQSGGAAAASSAPPAHPSRDILEEVLSKSGPYPMVVLPRSGGYWCDDGSDTAAAPADPSQTASCKLELDETARCYRRFFVGKEHQNFVAQDEALGPVLLSVKHEMLAGQDYVRLILRLQTGTLHEVVPATCLSDQASPHRMAKLLCEELNTEKFVPVSWPKSSPLIAAYDEHVLVNHFKFGLLHQRFGQTTEEDIFANNGTSPALDEFLDVLGKRIHLLDHKGYRGGLDTQFGQTGVDSLYETFRDREIMFHVAPLLPYTENDPQQLQRKRHIGNDIVAVVFQEDNTPFAPDMIASHFLHAFIVVQPIDPCTPNVRYRITVTARDGVNFFGPTLPDPPVMRKGPELREFLLTKLLNAENACYKAQKFARLELRTRTALLSNLVDDLHKKTCDFLHLSSPLLSGSSQAEAPAKTEASQHTAPVGGGARFIDTVRKALSSARRTQQEQGAVAQASGASNKKGSMNWSNASSDSTPASTLRLSSKGSNMSGPSKALMAADKSSSLSSQLAVQQVGMASPSTSPSLDTPPSRIARMTVPDSDDSSLNSIEMENIHQAATGSRMTGTNPIHHQQPPRPPTEDSDTGMESLSSAETPATAKRLSGKSCSCYGNNSESEPGHHQPEEEQQHIRQNETLQQEVNKLKFDKLELLRQNVSCQRDIKRLKEREFQLHSELITASQELQRLRLILRDHQATSSMSAYEGSPV